A window of Apium graveolens cultivar Ventura chromosome 8, ASM990537v1, whole genome shotgun sequence contains these coding sequences:
- the LOC141679394 gene encoding replication factor A protein 1-like produces MMLSILLYDLDCHVHVFVYADNWKYHADKIVEGGVFVFSNFYTKEALGSLRPMSSKFRINFSPSTNVERLEDDYMIARHEFEFVDLSNLFVVANAYEKPDSPSYSTDVIGVLVNFEHIWEIKTMYGLKDICKFRITDGRDSHKVAVWGNLVVTTDARVREVKEGFKDGEEEPIIVIVSSTKLKIWRSSVKISTLPASKIYINLDHDFSLKSFIHICIRLREEGYVPSDKTTSSPTTTDVKEVVPVIETVTLKELSEKTSTGFLKMSFMCKVKVKSIGESDNWWYGSCNKNDCHEEVIKFEGKYRCARCQKNYPVPQKRFKIVVLAEVDTEAFNFVLYDRAVKRLLGKTVTKLMAEGYNDPASYPPPLKQITGREITNKVELTDDNILVSSIVYYVVDAYECSVITYLVLEDIDTGTSVSNYTNISVPGLSDGAGTPGSALSTSKRVIKEK; encoded by the exons ATGATGTTGTCTATTTTATTGTATGATCTGGACTGTCATGTTCATGTTTTTGTTTATGCTGATAACTGGAAATATCATGCTGACAAAATAGTAGAAGGTGGAGTCTTTGTTTTTTCAAATTTTTACACAAAAGAAGCTTTGGGCTCTCTCAGACCAATGAGCTCTAAATTTCGCATCAACTTCTCGCCATCGACTAATGTTGAAAGACTTGAAGATGACTACATGATAGCCAGGCACGAGTTTGAATTTGTTGATTTGAGCAATTTGTTTGTTGTTGCAAACGCATATGAGAAACCCGATTCTCCCAGTTATTCAACAG ATGTGATTGGTGTTTTAGTGAATTTTGAGCATATATGGGAGATCAAAACTATGTACGGTCTGAAGGATATTTGCAAGTTCAGGATTACTGATGGAAG AGATTCTCATAAGGTCGCTGTATGGGGTAATCTTGTTGTGACTACTGATGCACGTGTTAGAGAGGTTAAGGAAGGATTTAAAGATGGTGAGGAGGAGCCTATAATTGTTATAGTGTCAAGTACAAAGCTTAAGATTTGGAGGA GTTCTGTTAAGATTAGCACACTACCCGCGTCTAAGATATATATCAATTTGGATCATGATTTT AGTTTAAAATCATTTATCCATATTTGTATCAGGCTTCGCGAAGAAGGTTATGTACCTTCTGACAAGACAACTTCTTCTCCAACTACGACAGATGTTAAGGAGGTGGTGCCTGTCATTGAAACAGTTACACTAAAGGAGTTAAGTGAGAAAACTTCTACTGGTTTTCTGAAG ATGAGTTTTATGTGCAAAGTAAAGGTTAAATCCATTGGAGAAAGTGACAATTGGTGGTATGGTAGCTGCAACAAGAATGATTGTCACGAAGAAGTTATAAAGTTCGAAGGAAAGTATCGATGTGCCAGATGCCAGAAGAATTATCCAGTACCACAAAAGAG GTTCAAGATCGTTGTCCTTGCTGAAGTTGACACAGAAGcttttaattttgttttatatgATCGTGCCGTGAAACGACTGTTGGGTAAAACAGTAACTAAGCTGATGGCTGAAGGATACAAT GATCCTGCATCATATCCTCCACCTTTGAAGCAAATTACAGGAAGAGAAATTACTAATAAAGTTGAGCTCACTGATGATAACATATTAGTTAGCAGCATAGTATATTATGTTGTGGATGCATATGAATGTTCAGTTATCACTTATCTTGTGCTTGAAGACATTGATACTGGGACTTCAGTTTCAAATTATACAAAT ATAAGTGTTCCCGGTCTATCAGATGGTGCAGGCACTCCAGGTTCAGCTCTATCGACTAGCAAACGAGTTATAAAG GAAAAGTAA